The Leptolyngbya sp. 'hensonii' sequence TTTTGAACTCTTCTGTGTGGTAGGGGTTCAGGACGATAGAACTGTCACTACCCGGGCGGACCTGCAGCAGATATCCCTGCAGAGCATCGATCGCCAGAATAGTGTCTCCCAGAACAGTCAGACCACGCAGCTCTGACGCTCCGATCGGTCGGATGGTTTGTAACCAGGGATTCTGCTGAATCGTATTGAGGTCGGGCATCTGCTGGGACATGGTTAGTCAAACCCTGATAGGAGAATAGCCTGCAAGACTGCAAACTCTCCAATCATAGTCAATTTGTATCCCCTGTCCGATACAGAGAACACTTTCTGTCCCTAAACTACCATCCCTCCTCAGGATTTCGGTCCTTCGGGCCATCGGCCATGAGCCGAGCTGCCAGCACCCCACCCAAAAAGCCGAACAGATGCCCCTGCCAGGAAATTCCCGGTTGGGAGGGCAATACGCCCCAGATCAACCCGCCGTACAGGAAGCCCACAATCACAGAAATCAAGATGGAGGGAATATTCCGTTCAAAGAACCCCCGCATCAGCAGATAGCCCAAGTAACCAAAGATGACCCCACTGGCCCCAATGTGAACCGTCCAGGGAGGGGCAATTAACCAGGTGCCCAATCCCCCCACCAGCATGACAATGATCGACACCACAAAAAAGTCACTGGTGCGACGCAGCATCACAAACCAGCCCAGGGTAATGAAGGGAATGGTATTGGCGATCAGGTGCCCCAGCCCTCCATGGAGAAAGGGTGCAAACAGGATACCCCGCAGGCCAGTGATGTTGCGGGGACGAATTCCATAGCGATCGAGGGTTCCTCGAAAAACGAAGAGGTCAATCAGCTCAATGGCCCAAAAAATTGCGGTGATACTGCCCAGGATCACCGCCTGGGTCTTCAATTCCTCGGCAATGCCTGATTTTTCGGTACTCATGGGTTTAAGTGTGTGAGTTGAACTGGGAGTTATAGTTCTTATCTCTTCTAATCATGGAATAAATTCTTCCATCTGGGGTGTGATCCACAGGCACCTAACTGATGGAATAGCTGAAGTTCACTTCAGAGGATAATGCTCCTGGTACTCCACCAGTTCAATTTCATTTCCATCCGGGTCATCAATGTAAATTCGGTGTTTGGTTTCCGGTGAGGTATAGGTGTAGTACTCAATCCCATTGGCTTCCAGAAATGCCTTCATTTGATCGCCATCCTGAATTACAAAGCCAACATGGTTAATGCCGATCGAGTCATAGGGCCGATGGGTCCGGATGGCCTGGGGAGTCTCAGTTAAGGCGACATAGAACTGGTGATTCCCTAGGTGCATCCAGCGCTTGCCCTCGTTTTCTCCTTCCGCACGCACGTACCAATCCGGAAAAAGCTTCTGGTAGAAATTTCTGCTGGTATCCAGGTCCTCCACTGCGAGATTGAGGTGTTCA is a genomic window containing:
- a CDS encoding rhomboid family intramembrane serine protease is translated as MSTEKSGIAEELKTQAVILGSITAIFWAIELIDLFVFRGTLDRYGIRPRNITGLRGILFAPFLHGGLGHLIANTIPFITLGWFVMLRRTSDFFVVSIIVMLVGGLGTWLIAPPWTVHIGASGVIFGYLGYLLMRGFFERNIPSILISVIVGFLYGGLIWGVLPSQPGISWQGHLFGFLGGVLAARLMADGPKDRNPEEGW
- a CDS encoding VOC family protein, with the protein product MNFNRFEHLNLAVEDLDTSRNFYQKLFPDWYVRAEGENEGKRWMHLGNHQFYVALTETPQAIRTHRPYDSIGINHVGFVIQDGDQMKAFLEANGIEYYTYTSPETKHRIYIDDPDGNEIELVEYQEHYPLK